A stretch of the Phyllopteryx taeniolatus isolate TA_2022b chromosome 5, UOR_Ptae_1.2, whole genome shotgun sequence genome encodes the following:
- the LOC133478545 gene encoding unconventional myosin-Va-like isoform X5 → MRTYLLEKSRVVFQAHGERNYHIFYQLCASSHLPEFKTFKLGEADDFHYSNQGHNPVIDGVDDAKDMWNTRRAFSQLGIGESNQMEMFQILAAILHLSNVEVKDHSGDRSSILPDNADLVVFCELMGVHCEEMAHWLCHRKLQTTTETYVKGVSKTNAVNGRDALAKHIYARLFRWIVGCINNVLKSAVKQHSFIGVLDIYGFETFDINSFEQFCINYANEKLQQQFNLHVFKLEQEEYMKEQIPWTLIDFYDNQPCINLIEAKLGILDLLDEECKMPKGSDGTWCQKMYNTLLKQNAHFDKPRLSNRAFIIHHFADKVEYHCDGFLEKNKDTVNEEQIHVLQKSKFDFLLKLFVGNEKATSSTNRSTTSITGRFGLSQRGNKKTVGLQFRHSLHLLMDTLNATTPHYVRCIKPNDHKVPFSLDPLRAVQQLRACGILETIRISAAGFPSRWTYQEFFCRYRVLMKQKDVLPDGKLTCQNLLKKLIRDQNLYQFGKNKIFFRAGQVAYLEKLRSEQLRRACVSIQKTIRCWLARKKYLRMKQSAITLQKHVRGHQARCYVHFLRRTKAAVVIQRNVRMWAARIHYQKLRSASVVIQCFFRAYVARKLYYKILYEEKALVIQKWVKGWLARQHYQRTRANIILLQSCVRRVLAKRELKQLKVEARSVEHFKNLSVGMENKIMQLQLKIEEQHKDVRELNERLNAAAKTQDIERERHCKELENLQRSEKKTRTKAEALPSLMEQLSFLQQELENTRNQKEVLEDQNNVYKEQTQQVVEELNMKNSLLNDEKDNLNKLILEQKQQITEIKAQVENTEKLQKELIEERSRYQSLLCEHLHLQELHKDLKEELELRLSPSKRSESNYTSNSSECSPMIASTNGQDSSLDKVTVYALMELTKRPFFDTLPNKETPSTVDLPLILKLQRRVREVEKDKQSLQRQLDEKEAQEEEAKDMEEEISVGRAELDLETLKRQELASENKKLKQDLSELRKSLTNENSELMPPPVGSTTYNVLLEQLNSSNEELDMRKEEVLLLQSHIVRQEAMKYKDAALAEGVSLDLSDVPSFQDVDRSTDIHTLNEDGELWLAYEGLKETNRVLECQMQTLEMQHSARYEKLLEEVNMLKEEKEQQQKLLAQTLQLPEDARIEVGLELEITRLTQENLELMEQQDKQDKTIVNLKNDLQLYMKRVEEFQAHQRKTSIGTNSPAKGASIPRKEREYQGMLEYKEGEESHLVKCLVLDLKARGVAVRFLPGLPAYIIFMCLRYADRVNDDQRASTLLNSVLCSIKGVVKRRGKDFDVSSFWLSNTCRLLHCLKQYSGDETFKTHNTVKQNEHCLTNFELTEYQNVFADLAVQIYRQLIKSMEDTLQPLIVSSMLEHETIQGVLGSKPTGLRKRSSNSPEEDAVTVEVLLQQLGLWHTTMTKHGMDSGLIKQVVRQQFYIICAVTLNHLLLRKDMCSWSKGLQIRYNVWQLEEWLVEMELTDCGAKEMLEPLIQAAQLLQVKKKTEADAQAICSMCTGLTTAQIVKVLTLYTPVIEFEERVTTTFIATIKNILKDREESSTLMMDAKKIFSVTIAFSPSSVALETIQIPASLNLNFLNRI, encoded by the exons ATGAGGACCTATTTACTGGAAAAGTCAAGAGTTGTTTTTCAG GCCCATGGTGAACGGAACTATCACATATTTTATCAGCTATGTGCCTCCTCTCATTTACCAGAGTTTAAAACCTTCAAATTAG GTGAAGCAGATGATTTCCACTACAGTAACCAGGGTCACAATCCAGTTATTGATGGAGTGGATGATGCCAAAGATATGTGGAACACAAGGAGAGCTTTTTCACAATTAG GAATCGGTGAAAGCAATCAGATGGAAATGTTCCAGATTCTGGCAGCTATTCTTCATCTTAGCAATGTAGAAGTGAAAGATCATTCAGGGGACAGAAGCAGCATTTtg CCAGACAATGCCGACTTGGTGGTGTTCTGTGAGTTGATGGGGGTGCACTGTGAAGAAATGGCCCACTGGCTCTGCCACAGGAAACTCCAGACGACCACAGAAACATACGTCAAGGGTGTCTCCAAGACCAATGCGGTCAATGGCAGAGACGCCCTTGCTAAGCACATTTATGCTAGACTCTTCAGATGGATTGTAGGCTGTATAAATAATGTGCTCAAATCAGCAGTTAAACAACACTCATTCATTGGCGTTCTGGACATTTATGG GTTTGAAACATTTGATATCAATAGCTTCGAGCAGTTTTGCATAAACTATGCCAATGAGAAGCTCCAGCAGCAGTTCAACCTT CATGTCTTCAAACTGGAGCAAGAAGAGTACATGAAAGAGCAGATTCCGTGGACCCTGATCGACTTCTATGACAACCAGCCATGCATCAATCTCATTGAGGCCAAGTTAGGCATCCTGGACCTTCTGGATGAAGAGTGCAAA ATGCCCAAAGGCTCTGATGGCACATGGTGTCAGAAAATGTACAACACCCTGTTGAAGCAGAACGCTCACTTCGATAAACCGAGGTTATCGAATCGAGCTTTCATCATCCACCACTTTGCAGACAAG GTGGAGTACCATTGTGATGGTTTCCTAGAGAAAAACAAGGACACAGTCAATGAGGAGCAAATACATGTGTTACAAAAAAGCAAG TTTGATTTCTTGCTGAAGCTGTTTGTGGGAAATGAAAAGGCAACAAGTTCCACCAACAGATCTACTACCAGCATTACGGGAAGATTTGGTCTGTCACAGAGAGGTAATAAGAAGACTGTGGGACTGCAG TTTCGACACTCTCTACACTTGCTGATGGACACGCTTAATGCTACGACTCCTCACTATGTACGGTGCATTAAACCAAATGACCATAAAGTGCCATTCAG CTTGGACCCTTTGAGGGCAGTGCAGCAGTTGCGAGCATGTGGGATCCTGGAAACAATCCGAATCTCGGCAGCTGGATTCCCATCAAG ATGGACCTATCAGGAATTCTTTTGTCGTTACCGGGTCCTTATGAAACAAAAGGATGTGCTTCCTGATGGAAAACTGACCTGCCAAAATCTCCTAAAAAAGCTCATCCGG GACCAGAACCTGTATCAATTTGGTAAAAACAAGATCTTCTTCAGAGCTGGCCAGGTGGCGTACTTGGAAAAGCTGCGTTCTGAGCAGCTACGAAGGGCTTGTGTCAGCATCCAGAAGACTATTCGATGCTGGCTGGCACGTAAAAAATATCTGAGGATGAAGCAATCTGCCATCACCCTTCAAAAACATGTGCGGGGTCACCAGGCACGCTG tTATGTTCATTTTCTGCGGAGAACAAAAGCAGCTGTTGTCATTCAGCGTAATGTTCGAATGTGGGCGGCCAGAATACACTACCAAAAGCTGCGCTCTGCATCTGTTGTCATTCAGTGCTTCTTCAGGGCGTATGTAGCCAGAAAGCTGTACTATAAG ATTTTGTATGAAGAGAAGGCTTTGGTCATCCAAAAGTGGGTGAAAGGCTGGCTGGCCAGGCAGCATTATCAACGCACTCGAGCAAACATCATACTGCTGCAGTCCTGTGTGCGTCGCGTACTGGCCAAGAGGGAGTTAAAGCAGCTCAAAGTTGAGGCACGCTCTGTGGagcattttaaaaatctcaGTGTTGGCATGGAGAACAAAATTATGCAGTTGCAACTCAAGATAGAAGAGCAG CACAAAGACGTCAGAGAGCTCAATGAGAGATTGAATGCCGCGGCGAAGACCCAAGATATAGAGAGAGAGCGACACTGCAAAGAGTTAGAAAACCTTCAGAGATCAGAGAAGAAGACCAGAACCAAGGCAGAAGCGCTCCCCTCACTAATGGAGCAGCTCTCCTTCCTTCAGCAGGAGCTGGAGAACACCCGTAATCAAAAAGAAGTCCTGGAGGATCAGAACAACGTTTACAAGGAGCAGACACAACAG GTGGTAGAGGAGCTAAATATGAAGAACAGCTTGCTGAATGATGAAAAGGATAACCTTAACAAGCTCATcctggaacaaaaacaacagataaCAG AGATTAAAGCCCAGGTGGAAAACACAGAAAAACTACAGAAAGAGTTAATTGAAGAGCGCTCCCGGTACCAAAGCCTACTATGTGAGCACCTACATCTACAAGAGCTTCATAAAGACCTGAAGGAGGAACTGGAACTCAGACTG AGTCCAAGCAAGAGGTCAGAATCCAACTACACCAGTAACTCCTCTGAATGTAGTCCAATGATTGCCTCTACTAATGGACAGGACAGTTCACTGGACAAAGTG ACAGTTTACGCCCTGATGGAATTGACCAAGCGGCCATTCTTTGACACACTACCTAAC AAGGAGACCCCCTCCACTGTTGACCTGCCACTCATTCTCAAGCTCCAGAGAAGAGTGAGAGAAGTAGAGAAGGACAAACAGTCGCTACAGCGGCAGTTAGATGAGAAGGaagcccaagaggaagaagccaAG GACATGGAGGAGGAGATAAGTGTCGGCAGAGCAGAACTGGATTTGGAAACGCTTAAG CGTCAAGAGCTGGCGTCTGAGAATAAGAAGTTGAAGCAGGACTTGAGTGAATTGCGCAAGTCTCTAACCAATGAGAACAGCGAGCTGATGCCCCCTCCTGTGGGCTCCACGACATACAATGTACTGCTGGAACAACTCAACTCTTCTAACGAGGAGCTGGACATGCGAAAAGAGGAAGTGCTTCTTCTACAGTCGCACATAGTCCGCCAAGAAGCTATGAAATACAAG gACGCTGCACTTGCAGAGGGTGTGAGTTTAGACCTTAGTGATGTTCCCTCATTTCAAGATGTTGACAG GTCCACTGACATCCATACGTTGAATGAGGATGGAGAGCTGTGGCTGGCTTACGAAGGCTTGAAGGAGACCAACAG GGTACTGGAGTGCCAGATGCAGACGCTGGAGATGCAGCACAGTGCAAGGTATGAGAAACTGCTGgaggaggtgaacatgctgaaGGAGGAAaaggagcagcagcagaagcTGTTGGCTCAGACTTTGCAACTGCCTGAAGATGCTCGGATCGAAGTGGGTCTGGAGCTCGAAATTACTCGGCTCACTCAAGAAAATCTG GAGCTCATGGAGCAACAGGACAAACAAGACAAGACAATTGTCAATTTGAAAAATGACCTTCAACTGTACATGAAAAGAGTGGAAGAGTTTCAAG CTCATCAAAGGAAAACATCCATTGGGACAAATTCTCCTGCGAAAGGAGCGAGTATTCCTCGCAAGGAGAGGGAGTACCAGGGAATGTTGGAGTACAAAGAGGGTGAAGAAAGCCACCTGGTAAAATGTCTGGTTTTAG ATCTGAAGGCCCGAGGAGTCGCTGTCAGGTTCCTTCCTGGCCTTCCTGCTTACATAATTTTCATGTGCCTGCGATACGCTGACAGAGTTAACGACGATCAGAGAGCTAGCACGCTGCTCAATTCGGTGCTCTGCAGCATCAAAGGAGTCGTTAAG AGGAGAGGAAAAGATTTTGACGTGTCGTCTTTCTGGTTATCCAACACATGTCGACTActtcactgtctaaaacagtaTAGCGGAGACGAA ACGTTCAAGACGCACAACACTGTGAAGCAGAACGAGCATTGCTTGACCAACTTTGAACTGACGGAGTACCAGAATGTTTTTGCTGACCTAGCTGTCCAAATTTACCGCCAGCTCATTAAAAGCATGGAGGACACCTTGCAGCCCCTCATCG TGTCAAGCATGTTGGAGCATGAGACAATCCAGGGGGTCCTGGGCTCCAAACCAACAGGTCTGAGGAAAAGGAGCTCTAATTCCCCAGAGGAAGATGCTGTTACGGTGGAAGTCCTCCTGcagcagcttgggctctggcacACCACCATGACTAAGCACGGGATGGACTCTGGACTCATTAAACAGGTGGTTCGGCAGCAGTTTTACATCATATGTGCTGTCACCCTGAACCACCTGCTGCTCAGGAAGGACATGTGCTCATGGAGCAAAGGGCTGCAGATCAG GTACAATGTGTGGCAGTTGGAGGAGTGGCTAGTGGAGATGGAGCTGACTGATTGCGGTGCCAAGGAAATGTTGGAACCTCTCATACAGGCCGCACAGCTTTTGCAGGTCAAGAAGAAGACTGAGGCCGACGCTCAGGCTATTTGCAGCATGTGCACGGGCCTCACGACTGCACAG ATTGTTAAAGTGTTGACCCTCTACACGCCGGTGATTGAGTTTGAAGAGCGCGTGACCACCACTTTCATTGCGACCATTAAA AACATCTTGAAAGACAGAGAGGAGTCGTCCACGCTGATGATGGATGCCAAGAAAATCTTTTCTGTAACGATTGCCTTCTCGCCCTCCTCTGTGGCGCTGGAGACCATACAGATCCCTGCTAGCCTAAATCTGAACTTCCTCAACCGTATCTAG
- the LOC133478545 gene encoding unconventional myosin-Va-like isoform X3, giving the protein MADMDPHIFAVAEEAYKQMARDQQNQSIIVSGESGAGKTVSAKYAMRYFATVSGASSEADIEERVLASNPIMEALGNAKTTRNDNSSRFGKYIEIGFDKKHRIVGAHMRTYLLEKSRVVFQAHGERNYHIFYQLCASSHLPEFKTFKLGEADDFHYSNQGHNPVIDGVDDAKDMWNTRRAFSQLGIGESNQMEMFQILAAILHLSNVEVKDHSGDRSSILPDNADLVVFCELMGVHCEEMAHWLCHRKLQTTTETYVKGVSKTNAVNGRDALAKHIYARLFRWIVGCINNVLKSAVKQHSFIGVLDIYGFETFDINSFEQFCINYANEKLQQQFNLHVFKLEQEEYMKEQIPWTLIDFYDNQPCINLIEAKLGILDLLDEECKMPKGSDGTWCQKMYNTLLKQNAHFDKPRLSNRAFIIHHFADKVEYHCDGFLEKNKDTVNEEQIHVLQKSKFDFLLKLFVGNEKATSSTNRSTTSITGRFGLSQRGNKKTVGLQFRHSLHLLMDTLNATTPHYVRCIKPNDHKVPFSLDPLRAVQQLRACGILETIRISAAGFPSRWTYQEFFCRYRVLMKQKDVLPDGKLTCQNLLKKLIRDQNLYQFGKNKIFFRAGQVAYLEKLRSEQLRRACVSIQKTIRCWLARKKYLRMKQSAITLQKHVRGHQARCYVHFLRRTKAAVVIQRNVRMWAARIHYQKLRSASVVIQCFFRAYVARKLYYKILYEEKALVIQKWVKGWLARQHYQRTRANIILLQSCVRRVLAKRELKQLKVEARSVEHFKNLSVGMENKIMQLQLKIEEQHKDVRELNERLNAAAKTQDIERERHCKELENLQRSEKKTRTKAEALPSLMEQLSFLQQELENTRNQKEVLEDQNNVYKEQTQQVVEELNMKNSLLNDEKDNLNKLILEQKQQITEIKAQVENTEKLQKELIEERSRYQSLLCEHLHLQELHKDLKEELELRLSPSKRSESNYTSNSSECSPMIASTNGQDSSLDKVTVYALMELTKRPFFDTLPNKETPSTVDLPLILKLQRRVREVEKDKQSLQRQLDEKEAQEEEAKDMEEEISVGRAELDLETLKRQELASENKKLKQDLSELRKSLTNENSELMPPPVGSTTYNVLLEQLNSSNEELDMRKEEVLLLQSHIVRQEAMKYKDAALAEGVSLDLSDVPSFQDVDRSTDIHTLNEDGELWLAYEGLKETNRVLECQMQTLEMQHSARYEKLLEEVNMLKEEKEQQQKLLAQTLQLPEDARIEVGLELEITRLTQENLELMEQQDKQDKTIVNLKNDLQLYMKRVEEFQAHQRKTSIGTNSPAKGASIPRKEREYQGMLEYKEGEESHLVKCLVLDLKARGVAVRFLPGLPAYIIFMCLRYADRVNDDQRASTLLNSVLCSIKGVVKRRGKDFDVSSFWLSNTCRLLHCLKQYSGDETFKTHNTVKQNEHCLTNFELTEYQNVFADLAVQIYRQLIKSMEDTLQPLIVSSMLEHETIQGVLGSKPTGLRKRSSNSPEEDAVTVEVLLQQLGLWHTTMTKHGMDSGLIKQVVRQQFYIICAVTLNHLLLRKDMCSWSKGLQIRYNVWQLEEWLVEMELTDCGAKEMLEPLIQAAQLLQVKKKTEADAQAICSMCTGLTTAQIVKVLTLYTPVIEFEERVTTTFIATIKNILKDREESSTLMMDAKKIFSVTIAFSPSSVALETIQIPASLNLNFLNRI; this is encoded by the exons ATGGCTGACATGGACCCCCATATCTTTGCCGTGGCCGAAGAAGCGTACAAGCAGATGGCCAG AGATCAACAGAACCAGTCCATAATAGTGAGTGGTGAGTCAGGAGCCGGAAAAACCGTCTCTGCTAAGTATGCCATGCGTTACTTTGCTACAGTCAGCGGCGCCTCAAGTGAGGCTGATATTGAGGAGAGAGTCTTGGCCTCCAATCCCATCATGGAG GCTCTTGGGAATGCCAAAACAACAAGGAACGACAACAGCAGTCGCTTTGGGAAGTACATTGAGATTGGGTTTGATAAGAAGCATCGTATCGTTGGGGCTCACATGAGGACCTATTTACTGGAAAAGTCAAGAGTTGTTTTTCAG GCCCATGGTGAACGGAACTATCACATATTTTATCAGCTATGTGCCTCCTCTCATTTACCAGAGTTTAAAACCTTCAAATTAG GTGAAGCAGATGATTTCCACTACAGTAACCAGGGTCACAATCCAGTTATTGATGGAGTGGATGATGCCAAAGATATGTGGAACACAAGGAGAGCTTTTTCACAATTAG GAATCGGTGAAAGCAATCAGATGGAAATGTTCCAGATTCTGGCAGCTATTCTTCATCTTAGCAATGTAGAAGTGAAAGATCATTCAGGGGACAGAAGCAGCATTTtg CCAGACAATGCCGACTTGGTGGTGTTCTGTGAGTTGATGGGGGTGCACTGTGAAGAAATGGCCCACTGGCTCTGCCACAGGAAACTCCAGACGACCACAGAAACATACGTCAAGGGTGTCTCCAAGACCAATGCGGTCAATGGCAGAGACGCCCTTGCTAAGCACATTTATGCTAGACTCTTCAGATGGATTGTAGGCTGTATAAATAATGTGCTCAAATCAGCAGTTAAACAACACTCATTCATTGGCGTTCTGGACATTTATGG GTTTGAAACATTTGATATCAATAGCTTCGAGCAGTTTTGCATAAACTATGCCAATGAGAAGCTCCAGCAGCAGTTCAACCTT CATGTCTTCAAACTGGAGCAAGAAGAGTACATGAAAGAGCAGATTCCGTGGACCCTGATCGACTTCTATGACAACCAGCCATGCATCAATCTCATTGAGGCCAAGTTAGGCATCCTGGACCTTCTGGATGAAGAGTGCAAA ATGCCCAAAGGCTCTGATGGCACATGGTGTCAGAAAATGTACAACACCCTGTTGAAGCAGAACGCTCACTTCGATAAACCGAGGTTATCGAATCGAGCTTTCATCATCCACCACTTTGCAGACAAG GTGGAGTACCATTGTGATGGTTTCCTAGAGAAAAACAAGGACACAGTCAATGAGGAGCAAATACATGTGTTACAAAAAAGCAAG TTTGATTTCTTGCTGAAGCTGTTTGTGGGAAATGAAAAGGCAACAAGTTCCACCAACAGATCTACTACCAGCATTACGGGAAGATTTGGTCTGTCACAGAGAGGTAATAAGAAGACTGTGGGACTGCAG TTTCGACACTCTCTACACTTGCTGATGGACACGCTTAATGCTACGACTCCTCACTATGTACGGTGCATTAAACCAAATGACCATAAAGTGCCATTCAG CTTGGACCCTTTGAGGGCAGTGCAGCAGTTGCGAGCATGTGGGATCCTGGAAACAATCCGAATCTCGGCAGCTGGATTCCCATCAAG ATGGACCTATCAGGAATTCTTTTGTCGTTACCGGGTCCTTATGAAACAAAAGGATGTGCTTCCTGATGGAAAACTGACCTGCCAAAATCTCCTAAAAAAGCTCATCCGG GACCAGAACCTGTATCAATTTGGTAAAAACAAGATCTTCTTCAGAGCTGGCCAGGTGGCGTACTTGGAAAAGCTGCGTTCTGAGCAGCTACGAAGGGCTTGTGTCAGCATCCAGAAGACTATTCGATGCTGGCTGGCACGTAAAAAATATCTGAGGATGAAGCAATCTGCCATCACCCTTCAAAAACATGTGCGGGGTCACCAGGCACGCTG tTATGTTCATTTTCTGCGGAGAACAAAAGCAGCTGTTGTCATTCAGCGTAATGTTCGAATGTGGGCGGCCAGAATACACTACCAAAAGCTGCGCTCTGCATCTGTTGTCATTCAGTGCTTCTTCAGGGCGTATGTAGCCAGAAAGCTGTACTATAAG ATTTTGTATGAAGAGAAGGCTTTGGTCATCCAAAAGTGGGTGAAAGGCTGGCTGGCCAGGCAGCATTATCAACGCACTCGAGCAAACATCATACTGCTGCAGTCCTGTGTGCGTCGCGTACTGGCCAAGAGGGAGTTAAAGCAGCTCAAAGTTGAGGCACGCTCTGTGGagcattttaaaaatctcaGTGTTGGCATGGAGAACAAAATTATGCAGTTGCAACTCAAGATAGAAGAGCAG CACAAAGACGTCAGAGAGCTCAATGAGAGATTGAATGCCGCGGCGAAGACCCAAGATATAGAGAGAGAGCGACACTGCAAAGAGTTAGAAAACCTTCAGAGATCAGAGAAGAAGACCAGAACCAAGGCAGAAGCGCTCCCCTCACTAATGGAGCAGCTCTCCTTCCTTCAGCAGGAGCTGGAGAACACCCGTAATCAAAAAGAAGTCCTGGAGGATCAGAACAACGTTTACAAGGAGCAGACACAACAG GTGGTAGAGGAGCTAAATATGAAGAACAGCTTGCTGAATGATGAAAAGGATAACCTTAACAAGCTCATcctggaacaaaaacaacagataaCAG AGATTAAAGCCCAGGTGGAAAACACAGAAAAACTACAGAAAGAGTTAATTGAAGAGCGCTCCCGGTACCAAAGCCTACTATGTGAGCACCTACATCTACAAGAGCTTCATAAAGACCTGAAGGAGGAACTGGAACTCAGACTG AGTCCAAGCAAGAGGTCAGAATCCAACTACACCAGTAACTCCTCTGAATGTAGTCCAATGATTGCCTCTACTAATGGACAGGACAGTTCACTGGACAAAGTG ACAGTTTACGCCCTGATGGAATTGACCAAGCGGCCATTCTTTGACACACTACCTAAC AAGGAGACCCCCTCCACTGTTGACCTGCCACTCATTCTCAAGCTCCAGAGAAGAGTGAGAGAAGTAGAGAAGGACAAACAGTCGCTACAGCGGCAGTTAGATGAGAAGGaagcccaagaggaagaagccaAG GACATGGAGGAGGAGATAAGTGTCGGCAGAGCAGAACTGGATTTGGAAACGCTTAAG CGTCAAGAGCTGGCGTCTGAGAATAAGAAGTTGAAGCAGGACTTGAGTGAATTGCGCAAGTCTCTAACCAATGAGAACAGCGAGCTGATGCCCCCTCCTGTGGGCTCCACGACATACAATGTACTGCTGGAACAACTCAACTCTTCTAACGAGGAGCTGGACATGCGAAAAGAGGAAGTGCTTCTTCTACAGTCGCACATAGTCCGCCAAGAAGCTATGAAATACAAG gACGCTGCACTTGCAGAGGGTGTGAGTTTAGACCTTAGTGATGTTCCCTCATTTCAAGATGTTGACAG GTCCACTGACATCCATACGTTGAATGAGGATGGAGAGCTGTGGCTGGCTTACGAAGGCTTGAAGGAGACCAACAG GGTACTGGAGTGCCAGATGCAGACGCTGGAGATGCAGCACAGTGCAAGGTATGAGAAACTGCTGgaggaggtgaacatgctgaaGGAGGAAaaggagcagcagcagaagcTGTTGGCTCAGACTTTGCAACTGCCTGAAGATGCTCGGATCGAAGTGGGTCTGGAGCTCGAAATTACTCGGCTCACTCAAGAAAATCTG GAGCTCATGGAGCAACAGGACAAACAAGACAAGACAATTGTCAATTTGAAAAATGACCTTCAACTGTACATGAAAAGAGTGGAAGAGTTTCAAG CTCATCAAAGGAAAACATCCATTGGGACAAATTCTCCTGCGAAAGGAGCGAGTATTCCTCGCAAGGAGAGGGAGTACCAGGGAATGTTGGAGTACAAAGAGGGTGAAGAAAGCCACCTGGTAAAATGTCTGGTTTTAG ATCTGAAGGCCCGAGGAGTCGCTGTCAGGTTCCTTCCTGGCCTTCCTGCTTACATAATTTTCATGTGCCTGCGATACGCTGACAGAGTTAACGACGATCAGAGAGCTAGCACGCTGCTCAATTCGGTGCTCTGCAGCATCAAAGGAGTCGTTAAG AGGAGAGGAAAAGATTTTGACGTGTCGTCTTTCTGGTTATCCAACACATGTCGACTActtcactgtctaaaacagtaTAGCGGAGACGAA ACGTTCAAGACGCACAACACTGTGAAGCAGAACGAGCATTGCTTGACCAACTTTGAACTGACGGAGTACCAGAATGTTTTTGCTGACCTAGCTGTCCAAATTTACCGCCAGCTCATTAAAAGCATGGAGGACACCTTGCAGCCCCTCATCG TGTCAAGCATGTTGGAGCATGAGACAATCCAGGGGGTCCTGGGCTCCAAACCAACAGGTCTGAGGAAAAGGAGCTCTAATTCCCCAGAGGAAGATGCTGTTACGGTGGAAGTCCTCCTGcagcagcttgggctctggcacACCACCATGACTAAGCACGGGATGGACTCTGGACTCATTAAACAGGTGGTTCGGCAGCAGTTTTACATCATATGTGCTGTCACCCTGAACCACCTGCTGCTCAGGAAGGACATGTGCTCATGGAGCAAAGGGCTGCAGATCAG GTACAATGTGTGGCAGTTGGAGGAGTGGCTAGTGGAGATGGAGCTGACTGATTGCGGTGCCAAGGAAATGTTGGAACCTCTCATACAGGCCGCACAGCTTTTGCAGGTCAAGAAGAAGACTGAGGCCGACGCTCAGGCTATTTGCAGCATGTGCACGGGCCTCACGACTGCACAG ATTGTTAAAGTGTTGACCCTCTACACGCCGGTGATTGAGTTTGAAGAGCGCGTGACCACCACTTTCATTGCGACCATTAAA AACATCTTGAAAGACAGAGAGGAGTCGTCCACGCTGATGATGGATGCCAAGAAAATCTTTTCTGTAACGATTGCCTTCTCGCCCTCCTCTGTGGCGCTGGAGACCATACAGATCCCTGCTAGCCTAAATCTGAACTTCCTCAACCGTATCTAG